One part of the Salinivirga cyanobacteriivorans genome encodes these proteins:
- a CDS encoding ATP-binding protein translates to MHLPGVDRYQEYLSRFNPSHRYNNLTQKELLQKLQITEKGKISYAGLLLFGHNDFIQKEFPDFRIDLFEIPGKSYSEAKVRYTYRLSEQENLWEYYFTLFDRLKLKIDIPFKMNTEGFAIDDSPGIDAIREALVNLLMHTDYFSAAKPRIRIFTDRIEFSNPGGLPLSIEKLLEMDSSIPRNPILARTFRAVRLAENAGFGFDKMIDGWFTYNKTKPASFSDITTTITTFNLSETNVTENVTENRELQILEIMQMNPTITTTELAENLKVTRRTIARDIENLKNKDKLKRIGSDKAGYWEVLQ, encoded by the coding sequence TTGCATTTACCAGGTGTTGATCGCTATCAGGAATATCTTTCGAGATTTAATCCATCACATCGTTATAATAATCTTACGCAAAAAGAATTATTACAAAAATTACAAATCACAGAAAAAGGGAAGATTAGTTATGCCGGCTTATTATTGTTTGGACATAATGATTTTATTCAAAAAGAATTCCCCGACTTTAGAATTGACTTGTTTGAGATTCCTGGCAAATCATATAGCGAAGCAAAGGTTCGATATACCTATCGTTTGTCAGAACAAGAAAATCTATGGGAATATTATTTTACCCTTTTTGACAGATTAAAACTTAAAATAGACATTCCCTTCAAAATGAATACGGAAGGATTTGCTATTGATGATTCACCAGGGATTGATGCTATTCGTGAAGCTCTGGTGAACTTGCTTATGCATACAGATTATTTTAGCGCAGCCAAACCTCGTATTCGGATTTTTACTGATCGTATAGAGTTTTCCAATCCGGGTGGTTTGCCATTATCTATTGAAAAGCTTCTTGAAATGGATTCTTCAATACCCAGAAATCCTATTTTAGCAAGAACTTTCAGAGCAGTCCGATTGGCAGAAAATGCAGGATTTGGATTTGATAAAATGATTGACGGCTGGTTTACATATAATAAAACCAAACCTGCATCTTTTAGTGATATAACTACGACAATAACTACATTTAACCTATCCGAAACAAATGTCACAGAAAATGTCACAGAAAATAGAGAGCTTCAAATTTTAGAAATAATGCAAATGAATCCAACAATTACTACAACTGAATTAGCCGAAAATCTCAAAGTAACCAGAAGAACTATAGCCAGAGATATAGAAAATTTGAAGAACAAAGATAAATTGAAGCGTATTGGAAGCGATAAAGCAGGTTATTGGGAGGTGCTACAATGA
- a CDS encoding PAS domain-containing sensor histidine kinase, translated as MSKNKPLNHLFASLSFEALFLSKKGICIAQNQAAKDIFGYTDEEAIGRPGTDWIHPDDRALVAQKMQENYAQPYKVLALRKNGTSFPCEIQAKNIKHEGEKIRVTAVRNISKQQNLENELSDKIKELEIITDSIPNSIWKAKVSKDGQISETYISSSVDQLLGQPPGTINSDWDKYFSFILPEYLDKLRETIQAGIENPGQTFTVRYQVKKADGSLAWFSSCGKGELEGEEVIAYGFTYDITAKKEKEDQLQTLMATKDKFFSIISHDLRNPFTAFMGFSELMLRQLKKGQYDNIEKYARAIYSTARSGGELLSNLLDWSRSQRGKITFRPEKINLHELVQSVLMFFEEPARSKEIKIESTIASDITLMADHNMLNTILRNLVSNAIKFSYRNTTVNLSITQQNNSVLLEVEDIGQGIEPEQQQKLFRIDSNESFPGTEEEKGTGLGLILCKEFVDKHNGQIEVESEPGKGSKFTVKLPQNTRS; from the coding sequence ATGAGTAAAAACAAACCTTTAAATCATTTATTTGCCAGTCTATCTTTTGAGGCACTGTTCCTTTCAAAAAAAGGCATATGTATAGCACAAAATCAAGCAGCGAAAGATATCTTTGGCTATACCGACGAAGAGGCCATTGGCCGCCCGGGTACTGATTGGATTCACCCTGACGACAGAGCATTGGTCGCGCAAAAAATGCAAGAAAACTATGCTCAGCCATACAAAGTGCTGGCCTTACGTAAAAACGGCACCTCATTCCCATGTGAAATACAGGCCAAAAACATTAAGCACGAAGGCGAAAAAATCAGGGTTACGGCTGTTAGAAACATAAGCAAACAGCAGAACCTGGAAAATGAACTGAGTGATAAAATCAAAGAATTAGAAATTATAACTGATTCAATACCAAACTCTATATGGAAAGCAAAAGTTTCGAAAGACGGCCAAATTTCAGAAACCTACATCTCGAGTTCGGTAGATCAACTGCTAGGCCAACCACCGGGAACAATTAATAGCGACTGGGACAAATATTTTAGCTTTATATTACCCGAATACCTGGATAAACTTAGAGAAACCATTCAAGCAGGAATTGAAAATCCGGGTCAAACATTCACAGTTCGCTACCAGGTAAAAAAAGCAGATGGAAGCCTGGCCTGGTTCTCATCATGCGGAAAAGGCGAACTTGAAGGTGAGGAAGTAATTGCTTATGGTTTTACATATGATATAACCGCAAAAAAAGAGAAAGAAGATCAACTACAGACATTAATGGCCACGAAGGATAAGTTTTTCAGCATTATTTCGCACGATTTACGCAATCCATTCACGGCTTTTATGGGTTTCAGCGAACTTATGTTAAGGCAATTGAAAAAGGGGCAGTACGACAACATTGAAAAATATGCCCGTGCCATTTATTCTACTGCCCGCAGTGGCGGCGAATTGCTATCGAACTTATTGGATTGGTCGCGTTCGCAGAGGGGAAAAATTACTTTCAGGCCCGAAAAAATTAATCTGCATGAATTAGTGCAATCTGTATTGATGTTTTTCGAAGAGCCTGCAAGGAGCAAAGAGATAAAAATAGAATCTACCATTGCATCAGACATTACACTCATGGCAGATCACAACATGCTAAATACCATTTTACGAAATTTGGTAAGCAATGCCATTAAATTCAGCTATCGCAATACTACCGTCAATCTTTCTATTACACAACAAAACAACAGTGTATTACTTGAAGTGGAAGACATCGGACAGGGTATTGAGCCCGAACAACAGCAAAAATTATTCAGAATAGATTCAAATGAATCATTTCCCGGCACAGAGGAGGAAAAAGGTACAGGACTGGGCCTTATTCTGTGCAAAGAATTTGTGGATAAACACAACGGTCAAATCGAAGTAGAGAGTGAGCCCGGCAAAGGCAGTAAATTTACCGTAAAATTGCCTCAAAACACCCGATCCTGA
- a CDS encoding undecaprenyl-diphosphate phosphatase, with product MEWIEALILGLIQGLTEFLPVSSSGHLEIGKHLLGVEARESLMFTVAVHGATVLSTIVVFRQDLAEIISGTLKFQWNKETKYVFYIMVSMVPVAIIGLFFKDNVEQFFGGENLVFVGAMLLVTAALLAFAHFWRSGKREIKPGNAFVIGIAQALAVLPGISRSGATISTGLLLGVDKKRIARFSFLMVLIPILGENFLDLVSGEMTANSEIGTLPLLVGFVAAFVSGWLACRWMINIVKRGKLIWFAVYCLVVGSIAIIAG from the coding sequence ATGGAGTGGATTGAAGCGCTGATTCTGGGTTTGATCCAGGGTCTTACTGAGTTTTTGCCTGTATCGAGCAGTGGACACCTTGAAATTGGAAAACACTTATTGGGTGTTGAGGCCCGTGAGAGCCTTATGTTTACTGTAGCGGTACACGGTGCTACCGTTTTGAGCACCATTGTGGTTTTCAGACAAGACCTGGCTGAGATTATAAGTGGCACCCTCAAATTTCAGTGGAACAAAGAAACCAAATACGTTTTTTATATTATGGTTTCAATGGTTCCTGTGGCCATAATAGGGCTCTTTTTTAAAGATAATGTGGAGCAGTTTTTTGGAGGTGAGAATCTTGTTTTTGTAGGCGCTATGCTTTTGGTTACGGCAGCGCTATTGGCGTTTGCCCATTTCTGGAGAAGTGGAAAGCGGGAGATTAAACCCGGAAATGCCTTTGTTATTGGTATAGCCCAGGCACTTGCTGTTTTGCCAGGTATTAGCCGGTCCGGGGCCACCATCTCCACAGGCCTCCTGTTGGGGGTTGATAAAAAACGCATAGCACGTTTCTCATTTTTAATGGTGCTGATCCCCATTCTGGGTGAGAATTTTCTCGATTTAGTGAGTGGAGAAATGACAGCAAATAGCGAAATTGGCACACTACCCCTGCTCGTAGGATTTGTAGCAGCATTTGTGTCTGGTTGGTTGGCCTGCCGTTGGATGATCAATATTGTAAAACGCGGTAAACTTATTTGGTTTGCTGTTTATTGCCTAGTTGTAGGTAGCA
- a CDS encoding type II toxin-antitoxin system HipA family toxin yields the protein MIKAPNTNQIKVRLNDQVVGTLAITENGLAAFEYGAEFLQNGFSISPFYLPLRPGVFIAHREPFNGLFGAFNDSLPDVWGTLLTDRMLKKEGHNSYEINVLQRLALVGTTGNGALTYHPDWILEKNDKNIELAQIAGEVNRILQKEELSELGAIYQMAGSSGGARPKVTMKIDGEGWIIKFPAAPDPQNIGEIEYQYSLAAKKCGIEMTETRLFEGKYFGIKRFDKKENKRIHVHSASGLLYASHRFPSLDYTELIKATLALTKNMNEALKIFRQMVFNVLTFNKDDHAKNFSFIYQNSEWKVSPAYDLVLSQGFNGQHTTTIAGKGTPEKEDLFEVSKLTGLPTRKANKIYDEVFEGTQSLKKTYKLY from the coding sequence ATGATCAAAGCACCCAATACAAATCAAATAAAAGTCAGGCTAAATGATCAGGTTGTTGGAACTTTAGCCATCACTGAAAATGGTCTGGCAGCTTTTGAATATGGCGCAGAGTTTCTTCAAAACGGGTTCTCTATTTCACCTTTTTATCTGCCATTGCGTCCCGGGGTTTTTATTGCTCACAGGGAACCATTCAATGGTTTGTTTGGCGCTTTTAATGATAGTCTGCCCGATGTTTGGGGTACGCTATTAACAGACAGAATGCTTAAAAAAGAGGGCCACAATTCATACGAAATTAATGTTTTGCAAAGATTAGCCCTTGTTGGCACTACCGGAAATGGTGCATTAACTTACCATCCGGATTGGATTTTAGAAAAAAACGACAAAAACATTGAATTAGCACAAATTGCAGGAGAAGTTAATCGGATTTTGCAAAAAGAAGAGCTTTCGGAACTTGGGGCGATATATCAAATGGCTGGTTCATCAGGTGGTGCCCGGCCTAAAGTTACCATGAAAATTGATGGTGAAGGATGGATTATTAAATTTCCCGCTGCCCCAGACCCGCAAAATATCGGTGAAATAGAGTACCAGTATTCACTTGCAGCAAAAAAGTGTGGCATCGAAATGACTGAAACCCGCTTATTTGAAGGCAAATATTTTGGCATAAAACGTTTCGATAAAAAAGAAAACAAAAGAATACATGTGCATAGTGCCAGTGGTCTGTTATATGCCAGTCATAGGTTTCCATCACTTGATTATACGGAATTAATAAAAGCAACTTTAGCCCTGACAAAGAACATGAATGAGGCCTTAAAAATATTCCGGCAAATGGTTTTCAATGTACTCACTTTCAATAAAGACGACCACGCAAAGAACTTCTCTTTTATATATCAAAATAGCGAATGGAAAGTATCTCCCGCTTACGATCTGGTATTAAGTCAGGGTTTTAATGGTCAGCACACTACAACCATTGCCGGAAAAGGAACCCCTGAAAAAGAAGACTTGTTTGAAGTATCAAAATTAACCGGGCTTCCAACACGGAAAGCAAACAAAATATATGATGAAGTATTTGAAGGTACCCAATCGTTAAAAAAAACTTATAAACTTTACTAA
- a CDS encoding nucleotidyl transferase AbiEii/AbiGii toxin family protein — translation MLHLETVEPTTLGIIKKIQGFKEFTDLRLVGGTGLALHFGHRISVDIDLFGNISDDDLTINKLLDKVGQTSIINQTKNIKIFQINGVKTNIVNYHYPWIKQPVISDGIKLADIEDIAAMKLSAITGRGTKKDFIDLFFLLKKFTMKELLSLYLKKYNDGSEFLVIRSLTYFTDADKQEDCKMFVDVNWEDVKSHITREVQNYIKP, via the coding sequence ATGTTACACTTGGAAACAGTCGAACCCACAACACTGGGCATTATAAAAAAAATACAGGGTTTTAAAGAATTTACAGACTTACGTCTTGTTGGAGGTACAGGGTTAGCTTTACATTTTGGCCATAGAATTTCTGTAGACATTGATTTGTTTGGTAATATTTCTGACGATGATTTAACCATTAACAAACTTCTCGATAAAGTTGGACAAACGTCAATTATAAACCAAACCAAAAACATTAAAATATTTCAAATAAACGGGGTTAAAACAAATATAGTCAATTATCACTATCCATGGATAAAACAACCTGTAATTTCTGACGGTATCAAACTAGCCGACATTGAAGATATTGCAGCAATGAAACTTAGTGCAATTACTGGTAGGGGAACAAAAAAGGATTTTATTGATTTATTTTTTCTTCTTAAAAAATTTACAATGAAAGAGTTGCTGTCGTTGTACTTAAAAAAATATAATGATGGTAGTGAATTCCTTGTGATAAGAAGTTTAACATATTTCACCGATGCAGATAAACAAGAGGATTGTAAAATGTTTGTTGACGTGAATTGGGAGGATGTTAAATCCCATATAACCAGGGAAGTTCAAAATTACATTAAACCATAA
- a CDS encoding GxxExxY protein produces the protein MKTTKTAAKPVYSTQKKVTQLSYEITGLAIKVHKALGPGLLESVYEKCLKHELIKNGYDVKQQVKVPVIYDTIDIEADLRLDLLVNDTVIVELKAIECILPIHEAQLMTYMKLLEKPQGLLINFNVVNISSTMKPFVNEFFRGLPEM, from the coding sequence ATGAAAACAACAAAAACAGCCGCTAAACCAGTTTATAGTACCCAGAAAAAAGTTACCCAATTATCATATGAGATTACCGGATTGGCCATAAAGGTGCACAAGGCTTTAGGGCCCGGGTTACTTGAAAGTGTTTATGAGAAATGCCTTAAACACGAGTTGATTAAAAATGGGTATGATGTAAAACAGCAGGTTAAAGTTCCTGTTATTTATGATACTATTGATATTGAAGCAGATCTGCGCCTTGACTTATTGGTCAATGATACGGTGATAGTGGAATTAAAAGCCATAGAATGCATTTTGCCCATACACGAAGCACAGCTAATGACTTATATGAAATTATTGGAAAAGCCACAGGGGTTACTCATTAATTTTAATGTTGTGAATATTTCCAGTACAATGAAGCCTTTTGTAAATGAGTTCTTTCGTGGGTTGCCAGAAATGTGA
- a CDS encoding helix-turn-helix domain-containing protein gives MDNILTNKKFNLDRFNPQKIAEEIAQRAKQRRLELNITQEQLARRSGVSFGSVKRFENQAKISLQHLLMIAVALDATDEFSTLFTRQNYKSIDEVTKEKTAKQRKRAR, from the coding sequence GTGGATAATATATTAACCAATAAAAAGTTCAACTTAGACCGTTTCAATCCCCAAAAAATAGCCGAAGAAATAGCGCAACGAGCTAAGCAGCGCAGGTTAGAGCTTAATATAACCCAGGAACAATTGGCAAGGCGCTCAGGTGTAAGCTTTGGTTCGGTGAAACGGTTCGAGAATCAGGCTAAAATTTCTTTACAACATCTGCTCATGATTGCAGTAGCATTGGATGCCACAGACGAATTTTCAACGCTGTTTACACGGCAAAACTATAAAAGCATTGACGAGGTAACCAAAGAAAAAACCGCCAAACAAAGAAAACGAGCACGATGA
- a CDS encoding transposase, giving the protein MSVRRKKYDKEFKKMAVELCQTQQNRPKKEIAQELGITDNMLNRWVREHDKYGDNSFAGQGRPVMTDKEKELAQLRKELRETQIERDILKKAVSIFSKGDSRNTNS; this is encoded by the coding sequence ATGAGTGTACGAAGAAAGAAGTATGACAAAGAATTTAAAAAAATGGCAGTAGAGCTTTGTCAGACACAGCAAAACAGGCCAAAAAAGGAAATTGCACAAGAGTTGGGCATTACAGACAACATGTTAAACCGTTGGGTCAGGGAGCATGATAAATATGGAGATAACAGCTTTGCTGGACAAGGCAGGCCTGTGATGACCGACAAGGAGAAAGAGCTGGCACAGCTTCGAAAAGAACTGCGGGAAACGCAAATAGAGCGCGATATCTTAAAAAAGGCAGTGAGCATTTTCTCCAAGGGCGACAGCAGAAATACGAATTCATAA
- a CDS encoding LysR substrate-binding domain-containing protein: MNFRDMVFIAVAENLSFTKAADELFISQPAVTKHIRELERELNETLFERKGNKIYLTRQGKITYRHLKQIHQQYAEMEFELSLQHGHVKGALSIGASSTISQYVIPSAIASFHHRYPGIKVSLFNGNSFEMEQLLIENKIDLALVENASSKAGVRFQKFMDDEIIIVTGSQSAFARRNALSAEEIQQIPIVLREQGSGTLEVIYNELKKQGIDLEKLNIHMHLGSTEAIKNFLPKFDGIALLSEKAIEKELQLNILKKLSIANMRIYRQFRFARLQGHEYKIPETLINFLLDYNF, from the coding sequence ATGAACTTCAGAGATATGGTGTTTATTGCAGTGGCCGAAAACCTGAGCTTTACAAAAGCAGCTGATGAGCTTTTTATAAGCCAGCCCGCAGTAACCAAACACATAAGGGAGCTCGAGCGAGAGCTTAATGAAACCCTGTTTGAACGCAAAGGCAATAAAATTTATCTCACCAGGCAAGGCAAAATTACTTATCGGCACTTAAAACAAATACATCAGCAATATGCCGAAATGGAATTTGAACTAAGCCTGCAACATGGACATGTAAAAGGGGCGCTAAGTATTGGTGCAAGCTCTACCATTTCACAATACGTTATTCCCTCAGCTATTGCAAGTTTTCACCACCGTTATCCCGGCATAAAAGTCAGCCTTTTTAACGGCAACTCTTTTGAAATGGAGCAATTGCTTATAGAAAATAAAATTGACCTGGCCCTTGTCGAGAATGCCTCATCGAAAGCAGGTGTCCGGTTTCAAAAATTCATGGACGATGAAATCATTATTGTCACCGGAAGTCAGAGTGCTTTTGCCCGCCGCAACGCCCTTTCGGCAGAAGAAATACAACAAATACCGATTGTACTCAGGGAACAGGGCTCTGGTACATTGGAAGTAATTTATAACGAATTAAAAAAACAGGGCATTGATCTTGAAAAACTAAATATTCACATGCACCTGGGCAGCACGGAAGCAATTAAAAATTTCCTCCCAAAATTTGATGGTATAGCATTGCTGTCAGAAAAAGCTATCGAAAAAGAACTGCAACTGAATATACTTAAAAAATTAAGCATCGCCAATATGCGCATTTACCGCCAATTCAGGTTTGCAAGATTACAGGGCCATGAATATAAAATCCCGGAAACACTCATAAACTTCCTGCTTGATTATAACTTTTAG
- a CDS encoding nucleotidyl transferase AbiEii/AbiGii toxin family protein gives MLQKNTIEPGTLELLEHLCADANLKNFSLAGGTALALQIGHRKSIDLDFFTIDVFDADTLLQYLEEKYNFSLDYSALYTLKGHINSIKIEFLTHKYPLIDPIIESDKVRLYSVRDITAMKLNAIAGNGTRSKDFIDVYFLLEEYTVNQMVKFYELKYKNRNLFHVVKSLHYFDDLQTHDWPIMVKEKGLKLEEVKKRISKSVERFLKENDFI, from the coding sequence ATGTTACAGAAAAACACAATCGAACCAGGCACACTGGAATTATTAGAGCATTTATGTGCTGATGCAAATCTCAAAAATTTTAGCCTTGCCGGTGGAACTGCACTGGCCTTGCAAATTGGTCATCGAAAATCTATAGATCTTGACTTTTTTACAATAGATGTTTTTGACGCTGATACCTTACTACAGTATTTAGAAGAAAAGTATAATTTCAGTCTTGATTATTCTGCTCTTTATACACTAAAGGGACATATCAACAGCATCAAAATTGAATTTTTAACACATAAATATCCACTTATTGACCCAATAATTGAATCAGATAAAGTCAGGCTTTATTCTGTTAGGGACATAACAGCAATGAAATTGAATGCAATTGCCGGAAATGGCACCCGTTCTAAAGACTTTATTGATGTTTATTTTTTATTGGAAGAATACACCGTTAATCAAATGGTTAAGTTTTATGAGTTAAAATATAAAAACAGGAACTTATTCCATGTAGTAAAAAGTCTTCATTATTTCGATGACCTGCAAACCCATGATTGGCCAATAATGGTTAAAGAAAAAGGGTTGAAATTAGAAGAAGTTAAAAAACGAATATCAAAAAGTGTAGAAAGGTTTTTGAAAGAAAATGATTTTATCTAA
- a CDS encoding sulfite exporter TauE/SafE family protein, whose amino-acid sequence MEIVWIILIVLLASLIKGITGFGFAMVSLPLLMFWYSPLELIPVLMISNLLSSALILLQKKEQKLVSKPFKGLILFGAIFTILGVVALNFISEDHLAKFVALFFILLSGISLLKVRYHPVIKKPWYKLAGALCGFLTGCISISGPPLALFLNFANAGKQQFREIFAWFSLITAIIALIGYYFSGLLTAKSLEMSALFLPLLFIGSFLGKRLNKKVPTVLFRQFSIAMSLVSCVVLLLG is encoded by the coding sequence ATGGAAATTGTCTGGATAATACTTATCGTACTATTAGCCTCACTTATAAAAGGCATTACAGGTTTTGGATTTGCAATGGTATCGCTGCCACTTTTGATGTTTTGGTACAGTCCGTTGGAACTTATTCCGGTATTAATGATCTCAAACCTATTGTCTTCGGCCCTTATTTTATTACAAAAAAAAGAGCAAAAATTAGTTAGCAAGCCATTCAAAGGGCTCATATTATTTGGTGCTATCTTCACCATACTGGGGGTAGTTGCACTTAATTTCATATCTGAGGACCATCTGGCTAAATTTGTGGCACTTTTTTTCATCCTTCTGTCAGGCATTTCTTTATTAAAGGTGCGCTACCATCCGGTAATTAAAAAACCCTGGTATAAGTTGGCCGGGGCACTCTGTGGATTTTTAACCGGGTGCATATCCATAAGTGGCCCTCCGCTGGCACTATTTCTGAATTTTGCCAATGCAGGCAAACAACAATTTCGCGAAATATTTGCCTGGTTTAGCCTAATTACAGCCATTATAGCGCTCATAGGCTACTATTTTTCAGGTTTACTAACAGCAAAATCACTTGAAATGAGCGCACTGTTCCTGCCTTTATTGTTTATTGGGTCATTTTTGGGTAAAAGACTCAACAAAAAAGTACCAACAGTGCTGTTTAGGCAATTCAGTATTGCAATGAGCCTGGTATCCTGTGTGGTGCTGCTTTTAGGGTAA
- a CDS encoding DUF3098 domain-containing protein, with the protein MAEKKSNKLTFAIPKDSYKHLLIGFGVVIIGFLLMMGGGSDNPEEFSREIFSFRRITLAPLFVLAGFIYIMWAIMRKPKKKEDQ; encoded by the coding sequence ATGGCCGAAAAAAAATCAAACAAACTTACATTTGCCATCCCGAAAGATAGTTATAAGCATTTACTGATCGGATTTGGAGTCGTTATTATCGGCTTTTTGCTTATGATGGGAGGTGGCTCAGATAATCCGGAGGAATTTAGCCGCGAGATTTTTTCTTTTCGCCGCATAACACTTGCACCCCTTTTTGTTTTGGCTGGTTTTATATACATTATGTGGGCCATTATGCGCAAACCCAAAAAGAAAGAGGATCAATAA
- a CDS encoding HDIG domain-containing metalloprotein, with product MQPTREQALDLLKKYNQTPGLIKHALAVEATMRHFARYFNEDEEKWGVIGLIHDLDYEQYPEQHCTMTKQILEENNWPADYIRAVLSHGWQICTDIKPETLLEKTLYTIDELTGLVTTSALVRPSKSILDMKAKSVKKKWKDKRFAAKIDRSIIERGAEMLDMELSQIITLTIEGMATIADQLELDGRLAD from the coding sequence ATGCAACCTACACGCGAACAAGCTCTCGATCTACTCAAAAAATACAACCAAACCCCCGGCCTCATCAAACATGCGCTGGCTGTGGAGGCTACCATGCGGCATTTTGCCCGTTATTTTAACGAGGATGAGGAGAAATGGGGCGTAATCGGACTTATTCATGATCTCGATTATGAGCAATACCCGGAGCAACACTGTACCATGACCAAACAGATTCTGGAAGAAAATAATTGGCCCGCAGACTATATTCGCGCTGTATTGAGCCACGGCTGGCAAATTTGTACCGATATTAAGCCCGAAACTCTGCTCGAAAAAACACTTTACACCATCGATGAGCTTACCGGGCTGGTTACCACTTCGGCTTTGGTACGTCCTTCAAAAAGCATTCTGGATATGAAAGCTAAATCCGTCAAAAAGAAATGGAAAGACAAACGTTTTGCTGCTAAAATTGACCGTTCTATCATCGAACGTGGTGCAGAAATGTTGGATATGGAGCTTAGCCAAATTATCACACTCACCATCGAAGGTATGGCGACAATTGCAGACCAATTGGAATTAGACGGAAGACTGGCAGATTAA
- a CDS encoding DUF6922 domain-containing protein: MDKQNISPEDFSPHLFWDVDVETLDLTKDKTWLVKRVLDYGLMKDWRLLYELIGFEEISLYATKSRDLSEKSMYFISNVANIPINKFKCYTWKQSNPQHWAL, encoded by the coding sequence ATGGACAAACAAAACATATCGCCCGAAGACTTCTCTCCACACCTTTTTTGGGATGTGGATGTGGAGACGCTGGATTTAACCAAAGATAAAACATGGCTCGTTAAGAGAGTGTTAGACTATGGATTAATGAAGGATTGGAGATTGTTGTATGAGCTGATTGGATTTGAGGAAATCTCATTATATGCCACGAAAAGTCGAGATCTTTCTGAGAAATCAATGTATTTTATTTCAAATGTTGCTAATATCCCAATAAATAAATTCAAATGTTACACTTGGAAACAGTCGAACCCACAACACTGGGCATTATAA
- a CDS encoding cell division protein FtsX yields MKPREERSSKRRLRTSYITTVVSITLVLFMLGIMGLLLLNAKKLSDYVRENIGFSIILKEEVKEPDVLRLQKVIESRDFVKSTTHISKAEAAKELQQDLGEEFIDFIGYNPLPVSIDVNLIARYANNDSIRKIEQELLQFPQIKEVWYQKSLVHLMNENIRKISLILLGFAALLLFISIVLINNTIRLSVYSKRFIINTMRLVGATRYFIRGPFLRTSALHGIYSGLFANAMLFAVIYLVGNEFPEIGVFTDPFVMGILTSGIIIVGIVISFFSTLFAVNKYLRISTDKLYF; encoded by the coding sequence ATGAAGCCCAGAGAAGAACGATCATCGAAAAGACGCCTGAGAACTTCATACATCACCACGGTAGTATCTATTACCCTGGTGCTTTTTATGTTGGGTATCATGGGGCTTCTTTTGCTTAATGCCAAGAAACTTTCTGATTATGTGCGCGAAAATATCGGGTTCAGCATTATTCTGAAAGAAGAGGTGAAAGAGCCCGATGTGTTGCGATTGCAAAAAGTTATTGAATCGCGTGATTTTGTGAAATCTACCACACACATAAGTAAAGCCGAAGCCGCCAAAGAGCTGCAGCAAGATCTTGGAGAAGAATTTATTGACTTTATCGGATATAACCCACTACCTGTTTCAATTGATGTTAATTTAATAGCCCGTTATGCCAACAATGACAGCATCAGAAAAATAGAACAGGAATTGCTTCAGTTTCCCCAAATTAAAGAGGTTTGGTATCAAAAATCTCTGGTGCATTTAATGAATGAAAATATTCGTAAAATTAGTCTGATTTTATTGGGATTTGCTGCTTTGTTATTGTTTATTTCCATTGTATTAATCAACAATACAATCCGTCTGTCGGTTTATTCCAAGCGATTTATTATCAACACCATGAGGCTTGTTGGCGCCACAAGGTATTTTATTCGCGGACCCTTCCTTCGAACGAGTGCATTGCATGGGATATACAGTGGTCTTTTTGCCAATGCTATGTTGTTTGCAGTTATTTATCTTGTTGGTAATGAGTTTCCTGAAATTGGTGTATTTACCGACCCCTTTGTCATGGGCATTTTAACAAGTGGAATTATTATTGTGGGTATTGTAATCTCATTCTTTTCAACCCTGTTTGCAGTGAATAAATATTTACGAATCAGTACAGATAAATTATATTTTTAA